A genomic segment from Glycine soja cultivar W05 chromosome 18, ASM419377v2, whole genome shotgun sequence encodes:
- the LOC114395771 gene encoding pentatricopeptide repeat-containing protein At5g15300-like codes for MIRKRRGRSTITNVGTLKQIHALMIVNGLTSNVGFLRKLVLTTAMSMVGPNATSAVIRYALQMFAQIPQPDTFMWNTYIRGSSQSHDPVHAVALYAQMDQRSVKPDNFTFPFVLKACTKLFWVNTGSAVHGRVLRLGFGSNVVVRNTLLVFHAKCGDLKVATDIFDDSDKGDVVAWSALIAGYAQRGDLSVARKLFDEMPKRDLVSWNVMITVYTKHGEMESARRLFDEAPMKDIVSWNALIGGYVLRNLNREALELFDEMCGVGECPDEVTMLSLLSACADLGDLESGEKVHAKIIEMNKGKLSTLLGNALVDMYAKCGNIGKAVRVFWLIRDKDVVSWNSVISGLAFHGHAEESLGLFREMKMTKVCPDEVTFVGVLAACSHAGNVDEGNRYFHLMKNKYKIEPTIRHCGCVVDMLGRAGLLKEAFNFIASMKIEPNAIVWRSLLGACKVHGDVELAKRANEQLLRMRGDQSGDYVLLSNVYASQGEWDGAENVRKLMDDNGVTKNRGSSFVEAFS; via the coding sequence ATGATTAGAAAAAGAAGAGGCAGAAGCACCATTACGAACGTTGGAACCCTCAAACAGATTCACGCTTTAATGATCGTTAACGGTTTAACTTCCAACGTTGGTTTCCTCCGAAAACTCGTCCTCACCACCGCCATGTCAATGGTGGGGCCCAATGCAACCTCCGCCGTGATACGATATGCACTCCAAATGTTCGCTCAAATTCCCCAACCAGACACCTTCATGTGGAACACCTACATCAGAGGCTCTTCTCAGAGCCATGATCCAGTGCACGCGGTTGCACTGTATGCCCAGATGGATCAGCGTTCTGTGAAGCCTGATAATTTCACTTTCCCATTTGTTCTCAAGGCTTGCACCAAGCTCTTCTGGGTCAACACTGGTTCCGCGGTTCATGGCCGGGTTCTGAGGCTTGGGTTTGGTTCAAATGTGGTTGTGAGGAACACCCTTTTGGTTTTTCATGCTAAATGTGGAGACTTAAAGGTTGCAACTGATATTTTTGATGATTCGGATAAGGGGGATGTGGTTGCTTGGTCTGCACTCATTGCTGGGTATGCCCAAAGAGGGGATTTGAGTGTCGCACGGAAACTCTTTGATGAAATGCCCAAGAGAGATTTGGTGTCGTGGAATGTGATGATCACGGTGTACACGAAGCATGGGGAGATGGAGAGTGCTAGGAGGCTTTTTGATGAGGCTCCTATGAAGGATATTGTTAGTTGGAATGCATTGATTGGTGGTTATGTGCTTCGCAACTTAAACCGGGAGGCATTGGAGTTGTTTGATGAGATGTGTGGAGTTGGGGAGTGCCCTGATGAGGTGACAATGTTGAGCTTGTTGTCAGCTTGTGCTGATTTGGGAGATTTGGAGAGTGGGGAGAAGGTGCATGCCAAGATTATCGAGATGAACAAGGGAAAGTTGAGCACACTGTTGGGGAATGCTCTTGTTGATATGTACGCCAAGTGTGGAAATATTGGGAAAGCAGTTCGTGTGTTTTGGTTGATAAGAGATAAAGACGTGGTCTCGTGGAACTCAGTCATTAGTGGGTTGGCCTTTCATGGCCATGCTGAGGAGTCACTGGGTCTATTCAGGGAAATGAAGATGACCAAGGTCTGTCCAGATGAGGTCACCtttgttggtgttttggcagctTGTAGTCATGCTGGGAATGTTGACGAGGGTAATCGTTATTTTcatcttatgaaaaataagtaCAAGATTGAGCCAACTATTAGGCATTGTGGGTGTGTGGTGGACATGCTAGGGCGTGCTGGACTTTTGAAGGAAGCGTTTAATTTCATAGCCTCCATGAAGATTGAACCTAATGCAATTGTTTGGAGGAGTCTGCTTGGAGCTTGCAAAGTCCATGGAGATGTGGAGTTGGCAAAACGAGCAAACGAGCAGTTGCTTAGAATGAGAGGGGACCAAAGTGGGGACTATGTATTGCTGTCAAATGTGTATGCATCACAAGGTGAATGGGATGGGGCTGAGAATGTAAGGAAGTTAATGGATGACAATGGTGTGACCAAAAATCGTGGCTCTAGCTTTGTTGAGGCATTCAGCTGA
- the LOC114395830 gene encoding NAC domain-containing protein 100-like produces MGSIENASKPRKENPKFELPAGFRFHPTDEELINQYLTKKVVDNCFCAIAIGEVDLNKCEPWDLPGLAKMGETEWYFFCVRDRKFPTGIRTNRATDIGYWKATGKDKEIIMENALIGMKKTLVFYKGRAPKGEKTNWVMHEYRLEGKHNQPKPGKSEWVICRVFEKSRCGKKMHVPKCGRFNNPFGEEPSSGASLLPPLMDSSPYNSETRTTTAGELSQVTCFSDPNQTEDQNNTHDDIVDSMETPILNFSPFSRPDDASTLAKATLSSASNQSAQIAHQIGDSQFPDYCYAPQEPSMLRMLMENHEPCAKQTQKEEFPEGRDFDGDISSMIYSSDMINRMFGNQERSSSASAGPVDTDFLWNY; encoded by the exons ATGGGATCGATAGAGAACGCTTCCAaaccaaggaaggaaaatcCGAAATTTGAATTGCCAGCGGGTTTTAGATTTCATCCAACAGATGAAGAACTCATAAATCAATACCTCACAAAGAAGGTTGTTGACAACTGTTTCTGTGCTATAGCCATTGGTGAGGTTGATTTGAACAAGTGTGAGCCATGGGATTTGCCTG gGTTGGCTAAAATGGGTGAAACTGAGTGGTATTTTTTCTGTGTGAGGGACAGAAAATTCCCAACAGGTATAAGGACTAATAGGGCCACTGATATTGGTTATTGGAAAGCCACAGGAAAAGACAAGGAGATAATAATGGAGAATGCACTCATTGGGATGAAGAAAACCTTGGTTTTCTACAAGGGAAGAGCTCCTAAAGGTGAAAAGACAAACTGGGTTATGCATGAATATAGGTTGGAAGGGAAACATAATCAACCCAAACCTGGAAAG AGTGAATGGGTGATTTGTAGAGTCTTTGAGAAGAGTCGTTGTGGGAAGAAAATGCATGTTCCAAAGTGTGGGAGGTTCAACAACCCCTTTGGAGAGGAACCATCATCAGGTGCTTCTCTATTGCCTCCTTTGATGGATTCTTCTCCATACAACAGTGAAACAAGAACCACCACTGCTGGGGAGTTGTCTCAGGTGACATGCTTCTCTGATCCAAATCAAACTGAGGATCAGAACAACACACATGATGACATTGTTGATAGCATGGAAACTCCTATTTTGAACTTCTCACCCTTTTCAAGGCCTGATGATGCATCCACTTTGGCCAAAGCAACCCTTTCTTCAGCCTCAAACCAATCAGCACAGATTGCACACCAAATTGGGGACTCACAGTTCCCAGATTATTGTTATGCGCCTCAAGAACCGTCCATGTTGAGGATGCTGATGGAAAACCATGAACCCTGTGCGAAGCAAACTCAGAAAGAAGAGTTTCCTGAGGGAAGAGACTTTGATGGAGATATCTCATCTATGATATACAGCAGTGACATGATAAACAGAATGTTTGGGAATCAAGAACGTTCTTCATCAGCTTCTGCAGGGCCTGTGGACACTGATTTCCTATGGAATTACTGA